A section of the Candidatus Zixiibacteriota bacterium genome encodes:
- a CDS encoding peroxidase, producing the protein MSAKVGELNQLILKFVDKVTLGAHTTTQEYIESLKLGGLTEQMIHDVVQVAAYFNYVNRLADALGIELEGA; encoded by the coding sequence GTGTCGGCAAAGGTAGGCGAACTGAACCAACTCATCTTGAAGTTCGTTGACAAGGTCACCTTGGGGGCACACACCACCACGCAGGAATATATCGAGAGTCTCAAGCTTGGCGGTCTGACCGAACAGATGATTCACGATGTAGTACAGGTAGCCGCATATTTCAACTATGTCAACCGCCTGGCTGATGCACTCGGTATTGAGCTGGAGGGGGCGTAG
- a CDS encoding carboxymuconolactone decarboxylase family protein — protein MAFIDYIPYDDASEELQALYREYGGPSRTPANIIRIAAHNPTAMKYHVELFRAVTMGKTSLTRQQREMIAVRVSAINKCHY, from the coding sequence GTGGCGTTTATTGACTACATCCCATACGACGATGCATCTGAAGAATTGCAGGCGCTCTACCGCGAATACGGCGGACCGAGCCGCACGCCGGCCAATATCATTCGGATTGCAGCCCACAATCCGACTGCGATGAAATACCATGTCGAACTTTTTCGTGCCGTAACTATGGGGAAAACCTCCTTGACCCGGCAGCAGCGCGAGATGATTGCGGTGCGGGTATCGGCGATCAATAAGTGCCACTACTGA